A genomic segment from Ramlibacter agri encodes:
- a CDS encoding cupin domain-containing protein, whose product MTARPRFSFVLVAVAAFGCGYGFSQVAGPADAKGSSTRSLGQIELAGEIDGIEGRALRARAVTIEPGGHVAAHSHKGRPTLEYVLQGDVVEIRNGVEIPHKAGEMVVAKQDVSHWWENRGLTPVVLLPVDVFKP is encoded by the coding sequence ATGACTGCTCGCCCGCGCTTCTCCTTCGTGCTGGTCGCCGTTGCCGCCTTCGGCTGCGGCTACGGCTTCTCCCAGGTCGCCGGCCCTGCCGACGCCAAGGGTTCCTCCACCAGGTCGCTGGGCCAGATCGAACTGGCCGGCGAGATCGACGGCATCGAGGGCCGCGCGCTGCGCGCCCGCGCCGTCACCATCGAGCCCGGCGGCCACGTGGCCGCGCACAGCCACAAGGGCCGGCCCACGCTGGAATACGTGCTGCAGGGCGACGTGGTCGAGATCCGCAACGGCGTCGAGATCCCGCACAAGGCGGGCGAGATGGTCGTGGCGAAGCAGGACGTTTCGCACTGGTGGGAGAACCGCGGCCTGACGCCAGTAGTGCTGCTGCCGGTGGATGTGTTCAAGCCCTGA